The Osmerus eperlanus chromosome 9, fOsmEpe2.1, whole genome shotgun sequence genomic sequence AAACTTGTCCTGCCAACCGTTCAAGGACAAAAGACAATTCCACTTGCTTACGCTCTGAatgactcagacacacacacacagaaacacaccaacacTCCTCCCCGCAGGCTGCACAGTGGGTATAAAATGAGGCCTTGGGCAAGTTATTCTCAGCACAGTATCATGCACAATGTCAATTAATGACAAACaacataaatataaaaacaatcaAGATCAAAATAAACACTGTAGCTATTGGCGGATGGCAATTAGCCTATTTAGAAGTTAATTATTGTGGTGGCCTCTAAACTTCATTTAGAATTACTCCTCTGGTTTCAAGGGCCATCTGACAGTCAGTCCTTTCGCCAGCCCTagcgcccagccccagccccagcccccagcccccagcccccagcccccagccccctaccACTATTGCCTTAATaagcctccctgctctcctctttgCCTGCTGTTTGCACACCAAAGACATGGATGGAGAGATTGGTAATGGCCAGTGTGGGATTTGAAATGCACCACTTAACATGATGGCATTACCGTGTGACACAAACAAGCATCCTTCTGCACAGATAAGCAGCGCCcagcaccccctccctccccccttccatccctccatccctccagtctTCCCCACTGTCCTCCACTCCAAACCTGAGACCAATAACCTGTCTGATTGTACTATTAAAGCTAATGCAGgggcctacccccccccccactctcctcctctcccctatctctctcagTCAAAACATGTCTAAAAAGATAAAACTGCCCGTTCTGAAGCCCCGCCCTCGCCGGCGTCCTACCTGAAGCGCCTGGCGTTGCTCAGGGGCGTGTCCCCGAAGCGGTCCTTTGCGTGGACGGAGGCGCCGTGGCAGAGGAGGTACTTCACCACCTCCAGGTGGCCCTCACAGGCCGCCACATGCAGAGGGGTGCGCCCGTCGTAGTCCGCCAGACTCAGGTCACTGCCCTGAgacagggagggcaggaggtccCTCAAACCAAACTGCCATTTCTATGTTAAAACATCATCGTTTCCTGTCGAGGTAACTACTGAAAATGGACGTTTTCTTGGTTTGACGGGAAACACAGTTCATCATTTAATCTAAAACAGCTTTTCGTTGGCCATCTTGACTGAGTCTGCTGGCATGACTAGCATGACTAGCATGACTAGCATGACTAGCATGACTAGCATGCACTCAACTGACCGGTTCATCCTGCAAACGTCACAGTCTGCTGGGGAACTCATCGCCCTGCACCTGTTCACCTCCTGAGGTTTGTTTTGcggctgagatgttgtggtaTGTGTTTTGCTGATGTCAGACTTGTGACTGACTGACACTTTGTTCCTCAGCTGCAGACCCCATCAGGACGTTGACACGCTACAGCTACGCTTCTGATGTCCGTGTTATCAACACGGGTTCAAACATGACCTACACTCTGTCCCAGAGCAAAcacagggtctgtgtgtgtgaactctgtCCCAGAGCAAAcacagggtctgtgtgtgtgaactctctcccagagtgtggggtcaacaacaacagcatGTTCAGTCTTCCCTTCTCCTGCTGACTTACAGGAAGCGTTTGATTCGGCGACGGCGGCGGCGCAGTGTTGGTTGGAACTTGCTCACCATTTCTCGGATGGCCTTCAAGGCGTCGATATCTCCGATCTTGGAGGCAGCGCAGGCCAACGGGGGGGTGAGGGCGTCACGGATGGCTTCCAGCTCCTGGAGACAAGACCAGCAGGCCAGAGGATTGTGTGAGCTAGGATTCTGAGAGGGCTGTGCTTTGAACCAGACAGAAAATCTAGAATATGTGACAACACGATAAAACCATGTCATGCGGTGATTGCCTCTGGTCTTGGTAACAACAAAAGAACCAGATGAAAACCAGTTTGAAGGAAGTTGAAtgagagcgtgagtgtgtgtgtgtgtgagtgtgtgtgtgtgtgagtgagtgaccaGGCACCTCACCTCCTTGCAGCTGATGCTGAGCGTCTTGGCGATGACCTGGATGAAGCGACTGTCACTCATGGAGAGCTTGGCCCCTGCCAGGTCAGCACACATCTCGCCTCGCAGGTTCTGCTTCATcatctgcacgcacacacacacacacacacacacgggtctaGCATGAAACAGCGTTCGACCCCAGGTGTCTGTTCTTCTCTCCGTGCCGACTCTGTCACGCCAAAAACTGTCCGGGTGCCAAAAACTACGTGCCTACTCAACGATTTGAAGTTTTCACTCGTtcgatagctagtgctagctagatagcttttTTCGTCTAAAAAAATAAGTCCACCTCACCTTCTTCTTGTCCTCCAGGCTGAGCTCGGCCCGGGCCAGCACGTAGGACAGCTTAGAGAGGGCCGCCTCGGGGGTCATGTCACGACCTGGGATCAGCCCTGCGTCCATCAGGACCTGAGGGAGCAGCGAgttcatacacacatatatatgtatacacacacaaaaagatcaacacacacatatgtccacacacacacacacacacacaggggtcctGGTTGTCACGTACCTGGCCGGTGGCGTAGGACGTGGACACAGAGCCCTTCAGACACTGGGTgcagttgatgatgatgatgccacGCTTGGTGGCCTTCGtcagctcctccagcaggtCCGGGCGGTTGTCGGGGGCGTTTCCGCTGCCGTACGTCTCCAGGACAGCGCCCTCTAGGGGCGGCTGCAGGAAGGCGATCACCTGCAGCCAAGCACAGCCAACATTActccccacaccacacactagtcaccttcagccaatcacagccagcATTACtgcccacaccacacactagtcaccttcagccaatcacagccagcATTACtgcccacaccacacactagtcaccttcagccaatcacagccagcATTACTGCCCACACCACACTGTAGTCCCGCCCTGTCCTGCTGAAGCGGCTGAGTTCAGCTGAGACGACAGCTGGGCAGGGAGAGCACATTACTGAGCGAGAATTCGGTTTGACAACCATCCTAACCCTGACCAGCCATACACACCCTACCCTCGCCCACCCTGATGCCCATCTGGTGCCCCCTGTCCTGGCCCTTGTGTCTCAGGGTGGCACACTGGCACCGGGagcccccagcacccccaccaGCCCTGGCATCTGGAGCACAGGCAGCCGGACGCAGGCAGCCATTAGCATTCCAGGTGTTCAGAGCCATCCTTTCTCAACTCAGAAACAGCCTGCTAAAATATGGGaatagggaagggggggggtgaattTAAAGCTAGGGGGATCATGTTTTTGGGTGTGATAAGCTACAGTACAGATTTTGGAACTGGACCCTCTGGCCAACGACACGCAGATTTCCAATAAAGCCAAGAGAAGGCAGAAACAGCGCGAGGCAGATGATTTATACGTTATCATAAACCCAGCTAGAGTTATGACAGCATCCTGGGCAGGGGCACCAGACTGCAACAGTAAACCAAggcctctgcttctccctgtctgctgaagggaaggaggagctaAGTGTTGAAACGCCCGTGCCAAGCCTGGGTCTTTAGAGGGTGATTGGTCATGCCCCATAACGGCGTCTCACGGTCGCTGGGCTGGGTGCTGCTAGCAGCCTGGATCCCACCCCAGCTGTACGCACATCACTTGGACAGCCCCTCTATCTGGCTGGCCAGCGAACAAACACCCACAAATGAGGAGCTGCCACTCAGAGCTCAAAGATAAAGAGCATCACACACTGGGAACCGAAACGATGAAGCGCCTTTGATTAAAACCCTTCGCTGAGGATCGCTTCCAGGCAGCATATGTGGCCGCTGGCCCACCAGTGGGGACGGGGCGCCGCTAGGGACAGGGGCCCTGGACGGCCCCCTGTCCGACCAGGGCCCCCTGTCCGACCAGGCCCCCTGTCCGACCAGGGCCCCTGTCCGACCAGGGCCCCCTGTCCGACCAGGCCCCCTGTCCGACCAGGGCCCCCTGTCCGACCAGGccccctgtctgaccagggccccTCTCTAACCAGGgcccctgtctctccttgttTACCCTGTCTGACAAGGGCTCTTAGAATCGTCCTAATCTTCTGCCGGGAAGCACTCACGGTCTGGGTGGTGATGCCGGGGAACAGCCTGAGGAGACCCACGTTGCGGTTGACCTCCGGGCTGACCCGGAAGCGTTCTGTGGTGTTGGCCCTCCACACCGTGTCCCAGTTGACTGCGGAACGAGACAAGGTCGGACGcaacacattttagtcatttagcagacgctcttatccagagcgacttacagtaagtacagggacattcaccctgaggcaagtagagtgaagtgccttgcccaaggacacaacgtcatttcgcaaggccgggaatcgaaccggcaaccttctgattaccagcccgattccctaaccgctcagccacctgacacaccacacactagaCACCTGGAGGACTGTGTCAAGTCTGAGATGTGGGACGCTTGGCGTCAGAATCCACAGAGCTTTTGTTTACTTGTGATGTCCACTTCCGCGTTGGCCAGAGGGGCCAGGTTGGGAGAGCAGAAGGCGTTGTAGCTTCCGGAGTCCACCTTGGTGACGCGGTTCCCCCGGTAGAGCTTGTTATTGAAGTATAGACACACCTGGTAAGGCAAGCAGtcaaaaaacacagaaaaacgTTATTGCATTGTGACAGCAACATTCCCTTCAACATTGTCACACCGACCTAACTAGAGGTGTCTTGAAGATGTCATGAACAAGACACACAATGTCAGTTCCCAGTATAGAAGGTTAGAAGGAACATGGAGCCAGATGAGTTTTTCAAGCTTCTCCTCATCCACTAAAACTTTGTTTGGATGCAGATTTTAGACATTTAAAACACGAGCTGGTTCCTCTTCTGCCTCTATTCGTCAAACGCTGTTTGATTCCAATTCGCCGTTTCCTCCTGACGTTTGAGGAAGTACTTTTGCTCGTTATTGCGACACACTGCAGCATTGTAGTGTACTGAACTGTCTTGTTAGACAGGCGGTTTAATGAGGGCTTTCGCTGTCTTCAGCCTTTTGTGTGCAAACATGGCACACACAGATCAGGCGGAACAGTTCTCAAACGATACAATCTTAAACAATAAACGTTTGAAGAAATCATTTCACAAGACTGATCACTCACGGCAGACTGAAAAAAGCGAAAGACGGATTCAACAAAGACAGAGACTGAAATCAAGAAGCCTTATCATTTGCGTTGTGTGACCGATTTTGTAACCGAAACTGTCACAGAACATGCTGAATGAGACAGTTAGGAttgaaaacacactcacaatcgCTGGACGATTGTCCAGcgattgtgaccccccccccacacacacacacacacgcacgcacacacacacgcacacacacagcatgacagaCGTCTCCACTCACCTCAGGAATGTAAAACTGACCAGCGATCATCAGCGCCCCCATGAGGTTACCTCTACCATCGTTCCTCATCTCGTAGATCGGCACCTGAAACCACCATCAAGAAGTCCCAAATTCATAAACATCAGGTTAAACATAAACATTCATAAATAACAAAATATACATTGAGTCAACAGAAACATTTATCCTGAGACACCCGGCACAGGTGATGGAAACTGAACCTGCAacgtcttgatctgcagtccattatctctaaccactaagctactGTCTGTCGTATCTCTACTGCAGTCTCATCTTTACTGTGGTGAACAGCAGGAGGCAGGTTACCTGGGAGCCAGTGAGGATTACAGGCTTGCCCTGGTGTTCGCACATGAAGGACAGAGCGGAGGCCGTGTGTGGTGAACAGCAGGAGGCAGGTTACCTGGGAGCCAGTGAGGATTACAGGCTTGCCCTGGTGTTCGCACATGAAGGACAGAGCGGAGGCCGTGTACGCCATGGTGTCGGTCCCGTGGAGGACCACAAAGCCGTCGTACTTCTCGTAGTATTTCTACCccagagacatggagacagtGAAGCACATCGACACacaaggaggacacacacacagcaccatctGTTTTGTGCTACATCTATAGATGCTGTCGAGAAGGAATGTTTTGAAAGTTGGTCAATTAGGTGCTTGCAAAGGTTGCGAGTGTGAATGAGGGACAAGTTGTGTGGTTAGTGTTTGGGCTGAAGTACCTCGATGTCCTTCCCAATCGTCCCCCAGTCTTTCGGGGTCATGTTAGACGAGTCCAGCAGGGGATCGTACTCTAAGACGGTGTACACAATCCTCTTCTTGTCTTTACACATTCTGAACAGGAAAGAAGTTGACCATGAATTTAAATCATGTTAAAGCTTTCAGCTCAGcaagacacagcacacacacagacctccaacCGTGCATGTGAgtgaatgcaaacacacacacgtgagaacaatcagggttggggttaggcaaATTAGCTGATTAAATCTGTGGAAAAAGGAAACCACGAGATCAGTGACATTATCGTCTTTGTTTTGGTTTTGctccctttacacacacacagattctgaGGTTTCGACCTGGTTGTGTTTAAATGTGAAACGGCAAGGGGATCacgtgtggaaaaacagagtgGCCCGAGCCTAGCCTAGTTTATGAAGCGAGACAAAGTCTATTTGCTTGGGCCTTCTGTTGAACAGCAGGGTGCCAGAACCTGTTTTCAGAGCATGGAAGGAGAATGATGGAGGTCTGATAAGACAGGGGCCAGGATTAGCTCATGTTATGGGGGTGGAAACCCCTTCAAAGTTGGACCGATTCTCCATCTTCTTCGGGCACAGGCAGCGAGGCTGTATGGAGttgtcaggggggaggggcagccaAATAACCGTGTCTCTATCAAACAGGGCCCAGTTCAGGTGTCGCAGAGACTCTGTGTAGCGGTGGATGTTCTCATTAGACAGGGCCAGCTTACCCTGGACTCACATGCATATTAATGCTCCCCTTAAGAAGAGTTTAAGTTAGCTGCTGAGCTGTCTCCGGCTGCCCTGCTAACAAGAGATCGCGCCCGGCTAAGCAGCTATGAAAAGATTCCCCTTTTAATCTCTCTCTTAAGACGTGAGATGagaccctccagccccccaaatTACCATAGGGGAGCCCCCAAACCTGGAGGCGAGGCTGAATGGAAcagcggggggagagagggttaaGGCGAGCCCTCCGCTGCCGAGCCAGGCCTCTACAGACACTCTCCTAATTAGCTCAGactccacacacaaacctccaaCATATGTTGTTGATCATCTTAACGCCATAGTGCCGCTAGAAACAATATTCAAATCGCCAATTATTCATTTATCTCCTGGtgtagctggggggggggggctcagggaGGGGCTGATTGGGAATGCAGGGCTCGTAGCCTGCTGATGAGGGAGACGCAGGGAGGGAGGTCaagggggggggctgaaggCTGGTCTTTCTACGTCTCCTAACTACAACTtttcaataaatcaataaaccaGATCCCTCCTCTGCATAATGAAGAATCTCTGCAACGTTACAATTTTAGTCAAGTGAGATTTCCCCACATGGAGTCTCCTTCTATATGCAGAGCAATTAGTCAATGTGCAGCTCATGCCAACGCTATCCGAGGAATACAAACGTAACACACAAAATAAACCGATGCTCTCACATGCTAATGTAAGCAATCGGTAGGCTACCATGTTAGCAAGACAAGGTTATTTAAATTGCACAACTGCACATGAAAAGAAACGAGATGACAACTCATACAAAATCCTGTGGGACCGTGGCGACGAGAGTGATGGGTGTGGCTTGAGATGTGACATATGGCAGCCATCCAAGAAGATAACTACTAGgaggcatgacacacacacacacacacgcacacaagcagtATCTAGATActaggctgtgtgtttgtgggggtccCTCTTATCTTAAACCTTTAAACCAACCGCCCTGCACCGCTACCCTGCCCCCTTCCTGCTCTGGGACTGTGGCAGGGCCTGAatgggctgtgctgtgtgtctgtgtggagattAGCCTGgaggttcccaaccctggtcctcaggaccccctgccctgcatgtttgagatgtttccctgctccaacacacctggttcaaatgaatgggtcgttaccaggcttctgctgagcttgataacgacccatgCATTTGAaggtgtgttggaggggtggCCAGGTGTGTTGCATGGGCAGAGGCAACGCACGCTGCAGGCTCAGAGCCACCAGAGGGGGGCTACAGGAGGAGGACGGGACCCAGTCAGAGAGCCCTGGCTCTGGATCAACCTCCATCTGGAGAACCGATAGCAGGCCTCCCCCTCAACCTGCCCTGACAGAGGGACCTTCGCTTCTGTGATCTCTCCCTGGCAGggccacagacaggcagacagacaggcccacACTAggtaagacagacacagacttgTAACCAGGCTCAAACACAATGCAGGCAGACAGTATGCTACCAGTACTACAGCACCCCTGAAATAGCTGGTCTGCATGAGGTGTGGGCATCCTGTTAAAGCAACACAAACAAGGTTTAGAGGGACATGTTCACCTGTCAGGCAAAGGGGGTTTGTGAGCACGGCCTAGGCTGAACTGTACGAAAATGTTATGGCAAACTGGTTCTGGCAATCACTATCAAGAAAAAGATGGTTACGTTACATGTAGTAGAAGTacgtagtaaaaaaaaaaacatccaacCAATAAGTATTCGTTAAAAACCCTGTTTAGTAAATGGCaattcagatggctgagcggttagggaatcgggctattaatcagaaggttgccggtttgattcctggccgcgcaaaatgacgttgtgtccttcacaaggcacttcaccctacttgccactagtacttactgtaagtcgctctggataagagcatcggctaaatgactaaacgtaaacgtaataaagaaaaacaatacatttttgAAAACATGAGATGTTGGGAATTCCACAGAGGGAAgcagagggggtgtggagggggaggtgggggcggtgggtg encodes the following:
- the aspg gene encoding 60 kDa lysophospholipase isoform X2, which translates into the protein MAEMNPTSVTMTSLARALSFSGSYERDRDDEFNSHTTFGRGSVPHLGQRRSLIDCANAVYSCEEVCVLVINTGGTIGMTLKNDVLEPEPHAFVKNLRKLIMFHDEEYAQKTKLYDHYDFPESTLVLPMCKDKKRIVYTVLEYDPLLDSSNMTPKDWGTIGKDIEKYYEKYDGFVVLHGTDTMAYTASALSFMCEHQGKPVILTGSQVPIYEMRNDGRGNLMGALMIAGQFYIPEVCLYFNNKLYRGNRVTKVDSGSYNAFCSPNLAPLANAEVDITINWDTVWRANTTERFRVSPEVNRNVGLLRLFPGITTQTVIAFLQPPLEGAVLETYGSGNAPDNRPDLLEELTKATKRGIIIINCTQCLKGSVSTSYATGQVLMDAGLIPGRDMTPEAALSKLSYVLARAELSLEDKKKMMKQNLRGEMCADLAGAKLSMSDSRFIQVIAKTLSISCKEELEAIRDALTPPLACAASKIGDIDALKAIREMGSDLSLADYDGRTPLHVAACEGHLEVVKYLLCHGASVHAKDRFGDTPLSNARRFRHKEVVRLLRRTGAHLSTTERKEAGTELCSLAACGDVAGLEMWMLAGVDPCTAGYDGQTAMSVAKATNNQEMIKLLSQIPKAE
- the aspg gene encoding 60 kDa lysophospholipase isoform X1, which produces MAEMNPTSVTMTSLARALSFSGSYERDRDDEFNSHTTFGRGSVPHLGQRRSLIDCANAVYSCEEVCVLVINTGGTIGMTLKNDVLEPEPHAFVKNLRKLIMFHDEEYAQKTKLYDHYDFPESTLVLPMPTPHADQLFQGMCKDKKRIVYTVLEYDPLLDSSNMTPKDWGTIGKDIEKYYEKYDGFVVLHGTDTMAYTASALSFMCEHQGKPVILTGSQVPIYEMRNDGRGNLMGALMIAGQFYIPEVCLYFNNKLYRGNRVTKVDSGSYNAFCSPNLAPLANAEVDITINWDTVWRANTTERFRVSPEVNRNVGLLRLFPGITTQTVIAFLQPPLEGAVLETYGSGNAPDNRPDLLEELTKATKRGIIIINCTQCLKGSVSTSYATGQVLMDAGLIPGRDMTPEAALSKLSYVLARAELSLEDKKKMMKQNLRGEMCADLAGAKLSMSDSRFIQVIAKTLSISCKEELEAIRDALTPPLACAASKIGDIDALKAIREMGSDLSLADYDGRTPLHVAACEGHLEVVKYLLCHGASVHAKDRFGDTPLSNARRFRHKEVVRLLRRTGAHLSTTERKEAGTELCSLAACGDVAGLEMWMLAGVDPCTAGYDGQTAMSVAKATNNQEMIKLLSQIPKAE